From one Culex quinquefasciatus strain JHB chromosome 3, VPISU_Cqui_1.0_pri_paternal, whole genome shotgun sequence genomic stretch:
- the LOC6042838 gene encoding RNA exonuclease 5, with translation MKPDSANQSKKDQRLERKKRKALAFLELMELNERDRETAAVKQTSPSEESQQPEQKKAKLEEVDYQTLKTEVNKKRDRMRNVPKLRLKEVGQEALMKTKPEDRVPLLMDDVQALLMHTLLRTDSPMSPGRWVALEKSAKLTHTTVLLVEGLTSDDFAEFEHEMPECKKIFQHILQVVAPSDRLVEELACVPLSDTHKDILLAEYGSLEAAMLGCKDHLLIRRSIFNNIAGSDAGVDPDYSELDLPPGDKFPRTQLLLSPIQMINEDYPLPLTGNLKHRYIDYITTNDHYAPVTPKSPMFGLDCEMCRTSINASELTRVSIVDEQGQEFYESLVRPNNKIIDYVTQFSGITPELMKNVSKTLKDVHRELKNKLPPDAILVGQSLNFDLNALKMMHPYVIDTSILFNVTGTAGTKTKLKVLAKKFLQQDIQSSAGGHNSIEDCSASLALVKLKLSKNIYYGDQWLQDRRNYHKKASRIGIATQQEVQRFGADATTTEITTTLFGQARKKNKKSAIVTSANNLDNFGNYFGEAMQANADVKKLLCFQKLDSDEAVIEQTVDKCLNYDFNLSCIQLKPEDLATVDAKRNKIRQIDGWVRKLYGAISVNGLLVVLLAGGEVSPQSRMAVAMVETRKC, from the exons ATGAAACCAGACTCGGCAAATCAGAGCAAAAAGGATCAACGCCTGGAGCGGAAGAAACGAAAGGCTTTGGCATTTTTGGAATTGATGGAGCTGAACGAGCGAGATAGAGAGACAGCAGCTGTCAAACAAACATCACCGTCAGAGGAATCGCAGCAACCAGAGCAGAAAAAGGCAAAACTCGAGGAAGTCGACTATCAAACGCTGAAGACGGAAGTCAACAAAAAACGGGACAGGATGCGGAACGTTCCGAAGCTGCGGCTGAAGGAGGTTGGCCAGGAAGCGTTGATGAAGACAAAGCCCGAGGACCGGGTTCCGCTGCTGATGGATGACGTGCAGGCGCTGTTGATGCACACACTGCTGCGGACCGATTCTCCGATGAGTCCGGGCCGCTGGGTGGCGCTGGAGAAATCGGCCAAGTTGACCCACACGACGGTGCTGCTGGTGGAGGGTCTCACGTCGGACGACTTTGCCGAGTTCGAGCACGAAATGCCCGAGTGTAAGAAGATATTTCAGCACATTCTACAGGTGGTGGCACCGAGTGACAGGTTGGTGGAGGAATTGGCCTGCGTTCCGCTGTCCGACACCCACAAGGACATCCTGCTGGCCGAGTATGGTTCGCTGGAGGCCGCGATGCTCGGTTGCAAGGACCATCTGCTGATCCGGCGAAGCATTTTCAACAACATTGCCGGTTCGGACGCCGGTGTCGATCCGGACTACAGCGAGCTGGATCTGCCCCCGGGGGACAAGTTCCCGCGGACGCAACTGCTGCTGTCGCCGATCCAGATGATCAACGAAGATTACCCACTGCCACTAACGG GCAATCTGAAGCATCGCTACATCGATTACATTACCACGAACGACCATTATGCGCCGGTCACGCCCAAGTCGCCGATGTTTGGCCTCGATTGTGAGATGTGTCGGACCAGCATCAACGCGTCGGAACTCACCCGCGTTTCGATCGTTGACGAGCAGGGCCAAGAGTTTTACGAGTCGCTCGTGCGGCCGAACAACAAGATCATTGATTATGTGACGCAATTCTCGGGAATTACGCCCGAGCTCATGAAGAACGTGTCCAAGACGTTGAAGGACGTGCATCGGGAGTTGAAGAACAAACTGCCCCCGGATGCGATCCTGGTGGGTCAGTCGTTGAACTTTGACTTGAACGCACTGAAGATGATGCACCCGTACGTGATCGATACGAGTATTTTGTTCAACGTGACCGGCACGGCCGGAACCAAGACGAAGCTGAAGGTGCTGGCGAAAAAGTTTCTCCAGCAGGACATTCAGAGTTCCGCCGGAGGTCACAACTCGATCGAAGATTGTTCCGCCTCGTTAGCGCTCGTCAAGTTGAAGCTGTCCAAGAACATTTACTACGGCGATCAGTGGCTTCAGGATCGCCGAAACTATCACAAAAAGGCCAGCCGCATTGGAATCGCGACCCAACAGGAAGTTCAACGCTTCGGGGCCGATGCAACCACGACGGAAATAACCACAACGCTGTTTGGGCAAGCCCGCAAGAAGAACAAAAAGTCCGCAATCGTGACGAGCGCCAACAATTTGGACAACTTTGGCAACTATTTCGGTGAAGCGATGCAGGCGAACGCCGATGTGAAGAAGCTGCTCTGCTTCCAGAAGCTGGACTCAGACGAGGCCGTCATCGAGCAGACCGTTGACAAGTGTTTGAACTACGATTTCAACCTGAGCTGCATCCAGCTCAAGCCGGAAGATCTGGCCACGGTGGACGCCAAGCGCAACAAGATCCGACAGATTGACGGCTGGGTCCGGAAGCTGTACGGGGCCATTTCGGTGAACGGGCTGTTGGTGGTGCTGCTGGCCGGCGGCGAGGTCAGTCCCCAGAGCCGGATGGCGGTCGCGATGGTCGAAACGCGCAAGTGTTGA
- the LOC119769498 gene encoding vegetative cell wall protein gp1-like, with translation MNLYTGQPESDDSCVATDLEQRYKMFLAEGFTPAEAAREAKEIIKFEWLVDQGRDQDQAALLVQMPLRSLMMTTFSQKPADLGYPARVQWLLDRGLYTYEEATVFAFQKFDFLVVMHDEVELAAGRQHRIQDYFSGNRRNVQAKRKSTFHPQFGESFGAPVAKVAAVKPTFRDMVSPEIASEIASFRSQPVLTLPFPNSGNLDRLLKAPSPKPEEAPPVAIAVPEPEPTPSTRKAPTKKDIVVPVVAKTKKAAPIAKPAFKWSWKGARANLGAVPAGFGHDDEETASVSTVTGPKVPKADQASPVPDIPRVFNVPPPPLPVPPPPNSQTLDPALLTQPVFTWACPIVVPPTVVEKATVVTPDVAVFVEPPPLPPEQPKPPEPEPEPVFKIATITTGPTKPPADPSKYSWVNPAKRENTKPEEAPRPIPSLAAVPDNSSKNAPKSATAAANLKWSSTIPTINTRSGNNIVITPTPDDNLKWNLPATLATPEEPKTSDEFSLSWDKAWGEATSSGGTSRWANFKPVEGVEEDPDNPYGVPLLNRQSASQPARSTSPTNKVEDLYAMLNRFDGK, from the coding sequence ATGAATCTCTACACCGGACAACCGGAATCCGACGACAGTTGCGTCGCCACAGACCTGGAGCAGCGCTACAAAATGTTCCTGGCCGAAGGATTTACGCCGGCGGAGGCCGCCCGTGAAgccaaagaaatcatcaaattCGAATGGCTTGTAGACCAGGGCCGGGACCAGGACCAAGCTGCCCTGCTGGTGCAGATGCCGCTACGTTCGCTGATGATGACCACGTTCTCGCAGAAACCCGCCGACCTGGGCTATCCGGCGCGCGTTCAATGGCTGCTGGATCGGGGACTCTACACCTACGAAGAGGCCACCGTGTTTGCCTTTCAAAAGTTTGACTTTTTGGTGGTGATGCACGACGAGGTGGAGTTGGCCGCAGGGCGGCAGCACCGGATTCAGGACTATTTCTCCGGGAATCGACGTAACGTGCAGGCTAAAAGGAAGAGTACTTTTCACCCGCAATTTGGGGAATCATTTGGAGCACCGGTGGCAAAGGTGGCCGCGGTTAAGCCCACGTTCCGGGATATGGTTTCGCCGGAGATTGCTAGCGAGATTGCGTCCTTTAGGAGCCAGCCGGTGCTAACGTTGCCATTTCCGAATAGTGGCAACCTGGACCGACTGTTGAAGGCGCCGAGTCCTAAGCCGGAAGAGGCACCACCGGTTGCGATTGCTgtacctgaacctgaacctacGCCAAGCACTCGCAAGGCTCCGACAAAGAAAGATATCGTTGTTCCTGTGGTGGCCAAAACGAAAAAGGCCGCTCCGATCGCCAAACCTGCCTTCAAGTGGTCCTGGAAGGGAGCACGTGCCAACTTGGGTGCCGTTCCAGCAGGTTTTGGACATGATGACGAGGAAACTGCATCTGTATCCACAGTCACTGGACCGAAAGTACCTAAAGCTGACCAAGCGAGTCCCGTCCCAGACATTCCCAGAGTTTTCAACGTCCCACCCCCACCGCTGCCAGTTCCACCTCCACCGAATTCACAGACCTTGGATCCAGCGCTGCTAACGCAACCTGTTTTTACTTGGGCGTGTCCCATCGTGGTGCCACCAACCGTCGTCGAGAAAGCCACCGTGGTCACCCCGGACGTCGCAGTCTTCGTAGAACCTCCACCACTTCCTCCAGAACAGCCCAAACCACCGGAGCCCGAGCCGGAACCGGTTTTCAAAATCGCGACAATTACGACCGGACCAACGAAACCGCCAGCGGACCCAAGCAAGTACTCCTGGGTTAATCCGGCCAAAAGAGAAAATACGAAACCCGAGGAAGCACCACGTCCGATTCCGTCGCTAGCGGCTGTTCCGGACAACAGTTCCAAGAACGCTCCGAAAAGCGCCACCGCTGCGGCGAACCTCAAGTGGTCCTCAACAATTCCAACCATCAACACCCGTTCTGGCAATAACATCGTGATCACGCCTACCCCAGACGACAACCTCAAGTGGAATCTACCTGCAACTCTAGCTACACCAGAAGAACCGAAAACAAGTGACGAATTCAGTCTCAGCTGGGACAAGGCTTGGGGCGAGGCGACGTCGAGTGGGGGAACGAGTCGATGGGCCAATTTCAAACCGGTCGAGGGCGTCGAGGAGGATCCGGACAATCCCTACGGAGTGCCACTGCTGAACAGGCAGAGCGCTTCGCAACCCGCAAGGAGCACCAGTCCGACCAATAAAGTTGAAGATTTGTACGCGATGCTGAATCGGTTCGATGGGAAGTAG
- the LOC119769499 gene encoding uncharacterized protein LOC119769499, producing MDQSRISNSGPHYAAGPSLIPSLVRQREPDSSPAEMAQLCRLLLASGFLEYEAQQISRLQYCTAIQFFRRDDTDRTLLVAPFPLRISIRQYPERWFDETFYQQFQAYLLKCVADLDHIGVPRPQIASQMLVAGYMLLLVRDRAGVSTLQKMIRNVRFQGWRMKEPTVSERQAFYYGAKVADPSRMQVIPLGAAPKKKKVKNRGKKRNKALQKVREPPKVEELNYEAGYDPGSCRAADSVDALMDQRYDELSNSFFHEDQATDSLINFQAAD from the exons ATGGACCAGTCGCGAATCTCCAATTCCG GACCCCACTACGCCGCCGGTCCATCTCTAATTCCCTCGCTGGTCCGTCAACGGGAACCGGACTCCTCCCCGGCGGAAATGGCCCAGCTCTGCCGTCTGCTGCTGGCCAGCGGCTTTCTCGAATACGAAGCCCAACAGATCTCCCGGCTCCAGTACTGCACGGCCATTCAATTCTTCCGGCGTGACGACACCGACCGGACGCTGCTGGTCGCTCCGTTCCCGCTGCGCATCTCGATCCGTCAATATCCGGAGCGGTGGTTCGACGAGACGTTCTACCAGCAATTCCAAGCCTATCTGCTAAAGTGCGTGGCCGATCTGGACCATATCGGTGTGCCCCGGCCCCAGATTGCGTCCCAGATGCTGGTGGCTGGTTacatgctgctgctggtgcggGACCGTGCCGGCGTTTCGACGCTGCAGAAGATGATAAGGAACGTGCGCTTCCAGGGCTGGCGCATGAAGGAGCCGACCGTGTCCGAGAGGCAGGCGTTTTACTACGGAGCCAAGGTGGCTGATCCTAGTCGAATGCAGGTGATTCCGTTGGGTGCTGCGCCGAAGAAGAAAAAGGTCAAGAATCGTGGCAAGAAGCGGAACAAAGCCTTGCAAAAGGTTCGGGAACCGCCCAAAGTTGAAGAACTAAACTACGAGGCTGGTTACGATCCGGGGAGTTGTCGAGCGGCCGACTCGGTGGACGCTTTGATGGACCAGAGATACGACGAACTCAGTAATAGCTTCTTCCACGAAGATCAAGCGACGGACAGCTTGATAAACTTCCAGGCCGCGGACTGA
- the LOC119770623 gene encoding uncharacterized protein LOC119770623 produces the protein MSEAGPSSSQQPPKKKQKKLTERQRLKEEEKRLRWVEPKDFDMSTVQKRDPRPTREAAKVDFDGYLRSKKYLRGDVRAIAEDPTLYCLVSVKEDVCPIPVRLGPLGYPRQWFLHNDHFDPLKANIMNRNAQALLLSGPNGPRVQAVIKADGYALVLAKDEFTAEFVRGLIPLLANDGMAVKEVTEPEINEFNATRNERVDPNILIKFRNHGWQRRRGGPGKRGGRGGQAQRGKGQRRNDRQYKTNGPQHFQEQQSDGEDFDPEFNEDYCF, from the exons ATGTCGGAAG CGGGTCCCAGTTCTTCTCAACAGCCTCCCAAAAAGAAGCAGAAAAAATTAACGGAACGCCAAAGGTTGAAGGAGGAGGAAAAGAGGCTGAGATGGGTGGAACCGAAAGATTTCGACATGTCGACGGTTCAAAAACGGGACCCAAGACCGACAAGAGAGGCCGCCAAGGTCGATTTCGATGGATACCTGAGGAGCAAAAAATACCTCCGCGGCGATGTGCGTGCGATCGCCGAGGATCCTACACTTTACTGCTTGGTGTCCGTGAAGGAAGACGTGTGTCCGATTCCGGTGCGGCTTGGTCCGTTGGGTTACCCCAGGCAGTGGTTCTTGCACAATGACCACTTCGACCCGTTGAAGGCAAACATTATGAATCGGAACGCACAGGCACTGCTGTTGAGTGGCCCGAACGGACCGCGGGTGCAGGCAGTGATAAAAGCAGACGGTTATGCCCTGGTGCTGGCCAAGGATGAGTTCACGGCGGAATTTGTGCGCGGTTTGATTCCTCTGCTGGCCAACGACGGCATGGCGGTGAAGGAGGTAACGGAGCCGGAGATCAATGAATTCAACGCAACCCGGAACGAACGGGTCGATCCGAACATCCTGATCAAGTTTCGCAACCATGGATGGCAAAGAAGAAGGGGAGGTCCCGGAAAACGTGGAGGACGGGGCGGACAGGCACAGCGTGGAAAAGGACAGCGTCGTAATGATAGACAGTATAAAACGAATGGGCCACAGCATTTTCAGGAACAACAATCGGATGGGGAAGACTTTGATCCCGAATTCAACGAGGATTATTGTTTTTGA